A part of Campylobacter concisus genomic DNA contains:
- the rpoC gene encoding DNA-directed RNA polymerase subunit beta', which translates to MKLTNLKPVEIKEEHRPRDFEAFQLRLASPEKIKSWSYGEVKKPETINYRTLKPERDGLFCAKIFGPIRDYECLCGKYKKMRYKGIKCEKCGVEVTTSKVRRSRMGHIELVTPVAHIWYVNFLPSRIGALLGIKMKDLERVLYYEAYIVDNAGEAYYDNENSKKVEKYDVLNEEQYQSLASRYEETGFSARMGGEVIYDMLAELDLMEILNQLKEEMESTNSEAKKKTIVKRLKVIESFLNSGNRPEWMMITNLPVLPPDLRPLVNLDGGKFAVSDVNDLYRRVINRNSRLKRLLELDAPEIIIRNEKRMLQEAVDALFDNGRRANAVKGANKRPLKSLSEIIKGKQGRFRQNLLGKRVDFSGRSVIVVGPKLKMDQCGLPKKMALELFKPHLLARLEEKGYATTVKQAKKMIEDKTNEVWECLEEVVKDYPVMLNRAPTLHKLSIQAFHPVLVEGKAIQLHPLVCAAFNADFDGDQMAVHVPLSQEAIAECKILMLSSMNILLPASGKAITVPSQDMVLGIYYLSLERNDEKGANKIFSSVDEVMIAEEANTLGLHAKIKTMVDNKIIFTTAGRLILRAILPDFVPENMWNKIMKKKDIANLVDYVYRNGGLEVTADFLDKLKNLGFRYATKAGISISIADIIVPDSKQKYIDEAKKKVREIQKQYGAGLLTDSERYNKIIDIWTDTNNSVASEMMKLIQNDKGGFNSIYMMADSGARGSAAQIRQLAGMRGLMAKPDGSIIETPIISNFREGLNIMEYFNSTHGARKGLADTALKTANAGYLTRKLIDVAQNVKVTMHDCGTHEGVEITDITESGELIESLEERVLGRVLADDVIDPITNEILFSEGTLLDEEKARAITEAGIKSVSIRTPITCKAPKGVCAKCYGLNLGEGKLVKPGEAVGIISAQSIGEPGTQLTLRTFHIGGTASTEQQDRQVIAQKEGFIRYYNLNTYDNGDKKIVANRRSAAVLLVEPKIKSTIDGKIEIEYAHEDVNIVIKGKKEEVKYTIRRNDLAKPNELAGVSGKIEGKMYIPYVSGDKVKENESIVEIIKEGWNIPNRIPYASELKISDGDPVTRKILADANGVVKFFILKGDYLDRVKDIKKGHKVTEKGFFVVVSDKDGREAVRHYIPRNSIIQVSDNDAVERATVVSLPEKDDKLSIAEWDPYSTPTIAEEAGVVSFEDIEPGYSATEQADEATGQRRLVINEYLPSGVKPAIIIATKKGNLIKYPLDPKTAIFVSSGDEVAQADILAKTPKAVAKSKDITGGLPRVSELFEARRPKNTAIVAEIDGVVRFDKPLRSKERIIIQAEDGTTAEYLIEKSRQIQVRDGEFVHAGEKLTDGLISSHDILRILGEKALHYYLISEIQQVYRRQGVAIADKHIEIIVSQMLRQVKIVDSGNTNFIVGDMVSRNKFKEENERIMNMGGEPAIAEPILLGVTRAAIGSDSVISAASFQETTKVLTEASIAAKFDYLEDLKENVILGRMIPVGTGFYKDKKVKIKEN; encoded by the coding sequence ATGAAACTAACTAATTTAAAACCAGTTGAGATAAAAGAAGAGCATAGACCTCGTGATTTTGAAGCTTTCCAACTTCGTTTAGCAAGTCCTGAGAAGATAAAATCTTGGAGTTATGGCGAGGTTAAAAAACCAGAAACTATCAACTACCGCACGCTAAAACCTGAGCGTGACGGTCTGTTTTGTGCCAAAATTTTCGGACCTATCCGCGACTACGAGTGCCTTTGCGGTAAATATAAAAAGATGCGCTACAAAGGTATCAAATGCGAAAAGTGCGGCGTTGAAGTAACAACATCTAAAGTTCGCCGCTCTCGTATGGGTCATATCGAGCTTGTAACTCCAGTGGCTCATATCTGGTATGTAAATTTCTTGCCAAGCCGTATAGGTGCGCTTCTTGGTATCAAGATGAAAGACCTTGAGCGCGTACTTTACTACGAGGCATACATTGTTGATAACGCTGGTGAGGCTTATTATGACAATGAAAATTCTAAAAAAGTTGAAAAATATGACGTTTTAAACGAAGAGCAATATCAAAGCCTAGCTTCAAGATATGAAGAAACTGGCTTTAGTGCTAGAATGGGTGGCGAGGTCATCTATGATATGCTAGCTGAACTTGATTTGATGGAAATTTTAAATCAACTAAAAGAAGAGATGGAGTCTACAAATTCTGAGGCTAAGAAAAAAACTATCGTAAAACGTCTAAAAGTTATCGAGAGCTTTTTAAATTCAGGCAACCGCCCAGAGTGGATGATGATAACAAATTTACCAGTTCTTCCGCCTGATCTTAGACCACTTGTTAATCTTGATGGCGGTAAATTTGCTGTTTCGGACGTAAATGATCTATATCGCCGTGTAATAAATAGAAATAGCCGTCTAAAACGCCTACTTGAGCTTGACGCACCTGAGATCATTATCAGAAACGAAAAGAGAATGCTTCAAGAGGCTGTTGATGCGCTATTTGACAATGGCCGTAGAGCAAATGCGGTAAAAGGTGCAAATAAACGCCCACTAAAATCACTAAGTGAGATCATCAAAGGTAAGCAAGGCCGCTTCCGTCAGAATTTGCTAGGTAAGCGTGTTGACTTCTCTGGACGTTCTGTTATCGTCGTTGGCCCAAAGCTAAAAATGGATCAGTGCGGTCTTCCAAAGAAGATGGCTTTAGAGCTATTTAAGCCACATTTGCTTGCTCGCCTTGAAGAAAAAGGCTATGCGACAACCGTTAAGCAAGCTAAAAAGATGATAGAAGATAAGACAAATGAGGTTTGGGAGTGCTTAGAAGAGGTAGTTAAAGACTATCCAGTCATGCTAAACCGTGCTCCGACACTTCACAAGCTCTCTATCCAGGCGTTTCACCCAGTTCTTGTTGAAGGTAAGGCGATCCAGCTTCACCCGTTAGTTTGTGCGGCGTTCAACGCTGACTTCGACGGCGACCAAATGGCTGTTCACGTACCACTATCGCAGGAAGCTATCGCTGAGTGTAAAATTTTGATGCTTAGCTCAATGAACATCTTGCTTCCTGCAAGTGGTAAGGCTATCACAGTCCCTTCACAAGATATGGTTTTAGGAATTTATTATTTAAGCCTAGAGAGAAACGATGAAAAAGGTGCAAATAAAATTTTCTCAAGCGTCGATGAAGTAATGATCGCCGAAGAGGCTAACACTCTTGGCCTTCATGCTAAGATCAAAACTATGGTTGATAACAAGATCATCTTTACAACTGCTGGTCGCTTGATCCTAAGAGCGATACTTCCTGATTTTGTCCCTGAAAATATGTGGAATAAGATCATGAAGAAAAAAGATATTGCAAATTTGGTTGATTATGTTTATAGAAATGGCGGCCTTGAAGTAACGGCTGACTTCCTTGATAAGCTTAAAAATTTAGGCTTTAGATATGCTACAAAAGCAGGAATTTCTATCTCTATCGCAGATATCATCGTGCCAGATAGCAAGCAAAAGTATATTGACGAAGCTAAGAAAAAAGTTCGTGAAATTCAAAAGCAATATGGCGCTGGTCTTTTAACAGATAGTGAGAGATACAACAAGATCATCGATATCTGGACAGATACAAACAACAGCGTTGCAAGCGAGATGATGAAACTTATCCAAAATGATAAAGGCGGATTTAACTCAATTTATATGATGGCAGACTCAGGCGCTAGAGGTAGTGCAGCACAAATTCGCCAGCTAGCTGGTATGCGTGGTCTTATGGCAAAACCTGATGGCTCAATTATTGAAACGCCGATCATTTCAAACTTCCGTGAAGGTCTAAATATAATGGAGTACTTCAACTCTACTCACGGAGCTAGAAAAGGTCTTGCGGATACCGCGCTAAAAACAGCTAACGCTGGTTACTTAACAAGAAAGCTAATCGATGTTGCTCAAAACGTTAAGGTTACAATGCATGACTGCGGTACGCACGAGGGTGTTGAAATCACAGATATTACAGAGAGCGGCGAGCTAATAGAAAGCCTTGAAGAAAGAGTATTGGGCCGTGTTTTAGCAGATGATGTGATCGATCCTATAACAAATGAAATTTTATTTAGCGAAGGCACGTTACTTGATGAAGAAAAAGCTAGAGCTATAACTGAGGCTGGTATAAAATCAGTAAGCATTAGAACACCTATAACGTGCAAAGCACCAAAAGGCGTTTGTGCAAAATGCTACGGCTTAAATTTGGGTGAAGGTAAACTTGTAAAACCAGGTGAAGCAGTTGGTATCATTTCAGCCCAATCTATCGGTGAGCCAGGTACACAGCTAACGCTAAGAACATTCCACATCGGTGGTACGGCTTCTACTGAGCAACAAGATCGTCAAGTAATCGCCCAAAAAGAAGGTTTTATCAGATATTACAACCTTAATACTTATGATAACGGCGATAAGAAGATCGTTGCAAATAGAAGAAGCGCGGCTGTACTACTTGTTGAGCCAAAGATTAAATCAACGATTGACGGCAAAATAGAGATCGAATATGCCCACGAAGATGTAAATATCGTGATAAAAGGTAAAAAAGAAGAGGTTAAATATACAATTAGAAGAAATGATCTTGCTAAGCCAAATGAATTAGCTGGTGTTAGCGGAAAGATCGAAGGAAAGATGTATATACCTTATGTAAGTGGCGATAAAGTAAAAGAGAATGAAAGTATCGTTGAGATTATAAAAGAGGGTTGGAATATCCCAAATCGTATCCCATACGCTAGTGAACTTAAAATTTCAGACGGAGATCCGGTAACTCGTAAAATTTTAGCTGACGCAAATGGTGTAGTTAAATTTTTCATATTAAAAGGTGATTATCTTGATAGGGTTAAAGATATCAAAAAAGGTCACAAAGTAACTGAAAAAGGTTTCTTTGTAGTTGTTTCTGATAAAGATGGACGTGAGGCGGTTCGCCATTATATCCCAAGAAATTCTATCATCCAAGTTTCTGATAATGATGCAGTTGAGAGAGCGACAGTAGTTTCGTTACCTGAAAAAGATGATAAGTTGAGTATTGCTGAGTGGGACCCATACTCAACTCCAACTATTGCTGAAGAAGCTGGTGTGGTTAGCTTTGAGGATATTGAGCCAGGATATAGTGCGACTGAGCAAGCAGATGAGGCGACTGGACAAAGACGTCTTGTTATCAATGAGTATTTGCCAAGCGGTGTAAAACCTGCGATTATTATCGCTACTAAAAAAGGAAATTTAATTAAGTATCCGCTTGATCCAAAAACTGCGATCTTTGTCTCAAGTGGTGATGAAGTAGCTCAGGCTGATATTTTGGCTAAGACTCCAAAAGCTGTCGCTAAGTCAAAAGATATCACTGGTGGTCTTCCAAGAGTTAGCGAGCTATTTGAAGCAAGACGCCCTAAAAATACAGCTATCGTTGCGGAGATTGATGGTGTGGTTAGATTTGACAAGCCACTTCGCTCAAAAGAGCGCATAATCATTCAAGCTGAAGATGGCACAACTGCTGAGTATCTGATCGAGAAAAGTCGTCAGATCCAAGTAAGAGACGGGGAATTTGTCCATGCTGGCGAGAAACTAACTGATGGGCTAATTTCAAGCCACGATATTTTAAGAATTCTTGGCGAAAAAGCGCTTCATTATTATTTGATTAGCGAGATTCAACAAGTTTATCGCCGCCAAGGTGTTGCGATCGCAGATAAACATATCGAGATCATCGTCTCTCAAATGCTTCGCCAAGTTAAAATCGTTGATAGTGGAAATACAAATTTCATAGTTGGCGATATGGTTTCAAGAAATAAATTTAAAGAAGAAAATGAGCGCATCATGAACATGGGCGGTGAGCCAGCTATTGCTGAACCGATCTTATTAGGCGTTACAAGAGCAGCTATCGGAAGTGATAGTGTGATCTCTGCTGCATCGTTCCAAGAGACAACTAAAGTTTTAACAGAAGCATCGATTGCTGCTAAATTTGACTATCTTGAGGATCTAAAAGAGAACGTTATCCTTGGACGTATGATCCCAGTCGGAACTGGTTTTTATAAAGATAAAAAAGTAAAAATCAAAGAAAACTAG
- the rplJ gene encoding 50S ribosomal protein L10 — protein sequence MTRNEKTEVVAKLESEFKTAEAIIVCDYRGLSVKKLEVLRNSAKEQNVKVQVIKNTLANIALKNSDKVGMELKDTNIYLWSEDQLAVTKVAAKFEESNADLFKIKTAYIDGEVASVDKVKALSKMPSRDELIAMLLQVWNAPIQNFTIGLNALKEKKEQSA from the coding sequence GTGACACGTAACGAAAAAACTGAAGTTGTTGCAAAATTAGAGAGTGAATTTAAAACTGCTGAAGCTATTATAGTTTGTGACTATCGTGGCCTTTCAGTAAAGAAACTTGAAGTTTTAAGAAATTCTGCTAAAGAACAAAATGTAAAAGTTCAGGTTATTAAAAATACTCTTGCAAATATTGCTCTTAAAAATTCTGATAAAGTCGGAATGGAACTCAAAGATACAAATATCTATCTTTGGAGCGAAGATCAATTAGCAGTAACTAAAGTAGCCGCAAAATTTGAAGAGTCTAATGCTGATCTTTTCAAAATAAAAACAGCTTATATTGATGGCGAAGTTGCTAGCGTTGATAAAGTTAAAGCTCTATCTAAAATGCCTAGCCGTGATGAGCTTATTGCAATGCTTTTACAAGTTTGGAATGCGCCAATTCAAAATTTCACAATTGGTTTGAATGCGCTTAAAGAGAAAAAAGAACAATCAGCTTAA
- the rpsG gene encoding 30S ribosomal protein S7, which yields MRRRKAPVREVLPDPIYGNKIITKFINSLMYDGKKSVATEIMYGAIKAIEKKNAEVKGIDVFNDAIENVKPILEVKSRRVGGATYQVPVEVRPARQQALAIRWLITYARKRSERTMIDKLANELLDAANSKGASFKKKEDTYKMAEANKAFAHYRW from the coding sequence ATGAGAAGAAGAAAAGCCCCTGTAAGGGAAGTCTTACCTGATCCGATTTACGGAAATAAAATAATCACTAAATTTATTAATTCTCTTATGTATGATGGCAAAAAAAGCGTCGCTACTGAGATAATGTATGGTGCTATTAAAGCCATAGAAAAGAAAAATGCTGAGGTTAAAGGCATCGACGTTTTTAACGATGCTATTGAAAATGTAAAACCTATTTTAGAAGTTAAATCACGCCGTGTTGGTGGTGCTACTTATCAAGTACCAGTTGAGGTTCGCCCAGCTCGCCAACAAGCTCTTGCTATCCGCTGGCTTATAACTTACGCTAGAAAAAGAAGCGAAAGAACTATGATAGATAAACTAGCGAATGAGCTCTTAGATGCGGCAAACTCAAAAGGTGCATCTTTCAAGAAGAAGGAAGATACTTACAAGATGGCAGAGGCTAATAAAGCATTTGCTCACTACCGCTGGTAA
- a CDS encoding DoxX family protein codes for MKNIDLGLLFIRLGLGICLFMHGFGKILHGLSGVKGILVNAGLPEFLAYFSYLGEVLAPIMLIIGFYSRIGAILVLGTSITILYSYYGFTNLFALNEVNGFKSELIYLYIAISLCILLIGSGKYAVKRD; via the coding sequence ATGAAAAACATTGATCTTGGACTTTTATTTATACGTTTAGGACTTGGTATCTGCCTTTTTATGCATGGTTTTGGTAAAATTTTACATGGACTTAGCGGGGTAAAAGGTATATTAGTAAATGCTGGTTTGCCTGAATTTTTAGCATATTTTTCTTATCTTGGAGAAGTATTAGCACCCATAATGTTAATTATTGGTTTTTATTCAAGGATAGGTGCTATCCTAGTTTTAGGTACTAGTATTACTATTTTATACTCGTACTATGGATTTACAAATTTATTTGCATTAAATGAAGTTAATGGTTTTAAATCAGAACTTATTTACCTTTATATTGCTATTTCACTTTGTATTCTTTTGATAGGTAGTGGCAAATATGCTGTCAAGCGAGACTAA
- the rplL gene encoding 50S ribosomal protein L7/L12 → MAITKEDVLEFISNLSVLELSELVKEFEEKFGVSAAPVMVAGGAVAAGGAAAAAEEKTEFNIVLVDSGDKKINVIKVVRALTGLGLKEAKDAVEGTPSVLKEGVSKDEAEAAKKELEEAGAKVELK, encoded by the coding sequence ATGGCAATTACTAAAGAAGATGTATTAGAGTTTATATCTAATCTTTCTGTACTTGAACTTAGTGAACTTGTAAAAGAGTTCGAAGAGAAATTTGGTGTTAGCGCAGCTCCTGTAATGGTAGCTGGTGGTGCTGTTGCAGCAGGCGGTGCAGCAGCTGCAGCAGAGGAAAAAACAGAATTTAACATTGTCTTGGTTGATTCTGGTGATAAGAAAATCAACGTTATTAAAGTTGTTAGAGCACTTACTGGTCTTGGTCTTAAAGAAGCCAAAGACGCAGTTGAGGGAACACCATCTGTTCTTAAAGAAGGCGTTAGCAAAGATGAGGCTGAGGCAGCTAAAAAAGAGCTTGAGGAAGCTGGTGCCAAGGTTGAACTTAAATAA
- the rpsL gene encoding 30S ribosomal protein S12: MPTINQLVRKERKKVTVKSKSPALKECPQRRGVCTRVYTTTPKKPNSALRKVAKVRLTSGFEVISYIGGEGHNLQEHSIVLVRGGRVKDLPGVKYHIVRGALDTAGVAKRTVSRSKYGAKRPKAGAAAATKK, translated from the coding sequence GTGCCAACCATAAATCAATTGGTCAGAAAAGAACGCAAGAAAGTGACCGTTAAGTCAAAATCTCCAGCGTTAAAAGAGTGCCCTCAAAGAAGAGGAGTTTGCACTAGGGTTTATACTACAACTCCTAAAAAACCAAACTCAGCTTTGAGGAAAGTTGCCAAAGTTAGGCTAACAAGTGGTTTTGAAGTCATCAGCTATATCGGCGGTGAAGGTCATAACCTACAAGAACACAGTATCGTTTTAGTTCGCGGCGGTAGGGTTAAAGACTTACCAGGTGTTAAATATCACATCGTTCGTGGTGCACTTGATACTGCTGGTGTTGCAAAAAGAACAGTTTCTCGTTCTAAATATGGTGCTAAACGCCCTAAAGCTGGCGCTGCAGCTGCAACAAAAAAGTAA
- the rpoB gene encoding DNA-directed RNA polymerase subunit beta yields the protein MLNSLYSGNRLRVDFSNVVKEIDVPNLLQLQKKSFDNFLNLNNNQTESGIEKVFKSIFPIHDPQNRLTLEYVGSEIGKPKYTIRECIERGLTYSVNLKMKIRLIVHEKDDKTGDKVGVKDIKEQEIFIREIPLMTDRISFIINGVERVVVNQLHRSPGVIFKQEESATVANKLIYTAQIIPDRGSWLHFEYDTKDILYVRINKRRKVPVTILFRALGYKKQDIIKLFYPIQNLIIKNNKFLTLFNPEDYLGRVEYDIKNEDGEILHQAGKRLTKKKADKLIEDGVKFVEYPVEALIGRYLANPVINTESGEILYDTLSALDENKLAKILAEHESIEIINNSAAGVDDAIINSFIADNDMLKVLKQTEGVDDENDLAAIRIYKVMRPGEPVVKEAAKSFVNDMLFNPERYDLTKVGRMKMNHKLSLDVPEYVTLLTSEDIIKTAKYLIKVKNGQGHIDDRDHLGNRRIRSIGELLASELHLGFVKMQKAIRDKFTSLSNNTEEIMPYDLINPKMITATIMEFFTGGQLSQFMDQTNPLSEVTHKRRLSALGEGGLVKERAGFEVRDVHPTHYGRICPVETPEGQNIGLINTLSTYAKVNDLGFVEAPYKKVIDGKVTDEIVYLTATQEEGNVIAPASTKLDENGHIVEDLIEVRKDGEMMLARREDVTLIDLCSGMIAGVAASLIPFLEHDDANRALMGSNMQRQAVPLLRSTAPIVGTGMESVIARDAWESVKAKRSGVVEKVDNKNIFILGEDEAGPYIDHYSLEKNLRTNQNTTFSQHPIVKKGDEIVAGQIIADGPSMEKGELAIGKNALIAFMPWNGYNYEDAIVISEKMIREDAFTSVHIYEKEIEARELKDGVEEITKDIPNVKEEELMHLDESGIVKIGTEIKPGMILVGKVSPKGEVKPTPEERLLRAIFGEKAGHVVNKSLYASASMEGVVVDVKIFTKKGYEKDSRTNKAYEEEKTLLEKEHHDRLLMLDREEMLKVTALLSKNPLASDQEVNKKEYKKGSKINKADFENINRFTLNAIVKSFSKDIQKKYDELKNYFQNEKKKLKEEHDAKIEILEKDDILPSGVVKLVKVYIATKRKLKVGDKMAGRHGNKGIVSNIVREVDMPYLPSGQIVDIVLNPLGVPSRMNIGQILESHLGLVGYRLGEQINEIFETKKGEWIKELRAKMIEIASVAKLMDAKKALGKMSDEKLLEYAKDWSNGVRFATPIFEGVKADEFAKLFEMAKIDSDGKTELYDGRTGSKIRERVNVGCMYMLKLHHLVDEKVHARSTGPYSLVTQQPVGGKALFGGQRFGEMEVWALEAYGAAHTLREMLTVKSDDVEGRLSAYKALTRGENVPETGIPETFFVLTNELKSLALDVEVYDEDETNETN from the coding sequence ATGTTAAATAGCTTATACTCAGGAAATCGTCTTAGGGTTGACTTCTCTAATGTCGTTAAGGAGATAGACGTTCCGAACCTACTACAACTACAAAAAAAGAGCTTTGATAATTTTTTAAATCTAAATAACAATCAAACAGAAAGCGGTATAGAAAAAGTTTTCAAATCAATCTTTCCAATACATGATCCGCAAAATCGTTTGACTTTAGAATATGTTGGCTCAGAAATTGGAAAACCAAAATATACAATTAGAGAGTGTATAGAAAGAGGTCTTACATACTCTGTAAATTTAAAGATGAAAATACGTCTTATCGTTCATGAGAAAGATGATAAGACAGGTGATAAAGTTGGTGTTAAAGATATAAAAGAACAAGAAATTTTTATACGTGAAATTCCACTAATGACTGATAGAATTTCATTTATTATAAATGGTGTTGAGCGTGTTGTTGTAAATCAACTCCATAGAAGTCCAGGTGTTATTTTTAAACAAGAAGAGAGCGCGACTGTTGCAAATAAATTAATTTATACAGCTCAAATAATACCTGATCGTGGCTCTTGGCTACATTTCGAATATGACACAAAAGATATTTTATATGTTAGGATAAATAAACGTAGAAAAGTGCCAGTAACTATATTATTTAGGGCGCTTGGATATAAAAAACAAGACATTATTAAGTTGTTTTATCCAATACAAAATTTAATTATTAAAAATAACAAATTCTTAACTCTTTTTAATCCTGAAGATTATTTGGGAAGAGTTGAATATGATATAAAAAACGAAGATGGAGAAATTCTTCACCAAGCAGGCAAACGTCTAACCAAGAAAAAAGCTGATAAGTTGATTGAAGATGGCGTAAAATTTGTTGAATACCCAGTTGAAGCACTTATTGGTAGATATTTGGCAAACCCTGTAATAAATACAGAGAGTGGAGAAATTTTATATGATACACTATCTGCTCTTGACGAGAATAAACTTGCAAAAATTTTAGCTGAACATGAAAGTATTGAGATTATAAATAACTCTGCTGCTGGTGTTGATGATGCGATTATAAATTCTTTCATAGCTGACAACGATATGCTTAAGGTTTTAAAACAAACTGAGGGCGTGGATGACGAAAACGATCTTGCGGCTATTAGAATTTATAAGGTTATGAGACCAGGAGAGCCAGTTGTCAAAGAGGCTGCAAAGAGTTTTGTAAATGATATGCTATTTAATCCTGAGAGATATGATTTAACAAAAGTTGGTCGTATGAAGATGAATCATAAGCTCTCACTTGATGTACCAGAATATGTTACTTTACTAACAAGCGAAGATATCATAAAAACTGCGAAATATCTTATAAAAGTTAAAAATGGACAAGGTCACATTGATGACCGCGACCACCTTGGCAACCGCCGTATAAGGTCAATCGGTGAGCTGCTCGCTAGTGAACTTCACCTTGGTTTTGTAAAGATGCAAAAGGCTATCCGCGATAAATTTACAAGTTTAAGTAATAATACCGAAGAGATTATGCCATACGACCTCATTAATCCAAAAATGATTACTGCAACAATTATGGAATTTTTCACAGGCGGTCAATTAAGCCAGTTTATGGATCAGACAAACCCGCTTAGTGAGGTTACTCACAAGCGCCGTCTATCTGCACTTGGCGAAGGTGGTTTGGTAAAAGAGCGTGCTGGCTTTGAGGTGCGTGACGTTCACCCAACCCACTACGGCAGAATTTGTCCGGTTGAGACTCCAGAAGGTCAAAATATTGGTCTTATCAATACGCTTTCAACTTATGCAAAAGTGAATGATCTTGGCTTTGTTGAAGCTCCTTACAAAAAAGTTATAGATGGCAAAGTGACTGATGAGATAGTTTATTTAACCGCAACTCAAGAAGAGGGTAATGTTATAGCTCCAGCATCAACTAAACTTGATGAAAATGGACACATCGTTGAGGACTTGATTGAAGTTAGAAAAGATGGCGAGATGATGCTTGCCCGTAGAGAAGATGTTACTTTGATTGACCTTTGTTCTGGTATGATAGCTGGTGTTGCGGCTTCACTTATTCCATTCCTAGAGCATGATGATGCTAACCGTGCTCTCATGGGTTCAAACATGCAACGTCAGGCAGTGCCACTACTTCGCTCAACTGCTCCTATTGTTGGAACAGGTATGGAAAGCGTTATCGCAAGAGATGCATGGGAAAGCGTAAAAGCAAAACGTAGTGGTGTGGTTGAAAAGGTTGACAATAAAAATATATTTATTTTGGGCGAAGACGAAGCTGGTCCATATATCGATCATTACTCTTTGGAGAAAAATTTAAGAACAAACCAAAATACGACTTTTTCTCAACATCCGATAGTTAAAAAAGGTGATGAAATCGTTGCCGGTCAAATAATCGCTGACGGTCCAAGTATGGAAAAAGGCGAGCTAGCCATTGGTAAAAACGCACTAATAGCATTTATGCCTTGGAATGGCTACAACTATGAGGATGCGATCGTCATTAGTGAAAAAATGATACGTGAAGACGCCTTTACAAGTGTTCATATCTATGAAAAAGAGATTGAGGCTCGTGAGTTAAAAGACGGGGTTGAGGAGATAACAAAAGATATACCAAACGTCAAAGAAGAGGAGCTTATGCACCTTGATGAAAGTGGTATAGTTAAAATCGGTACAGAGATCAAGCCTGGCATGATCCTTGTTGGTAAAGTATCTCCAAAAGGCGAAGTTAAGCCAACTCCAGAAGAAAGACTTTTGCGTGCGATCTTTGGTGAAAAGGCTGGTCACGTTGTAAATAAATCGCTCTATGCTTCAGCTTCGATGGAAGGCGTGGTTGTTGATGTTAAAATTTTCACCAAAAAAGGCTATGAAAAAGATAGCAGAACGAACAAAGCTTACGAAGAAGAGAAGACACTTTTAGAAAAAGAGCATCACGATAGACTGCTTATGCTAGACCGCGAAGAGATGCTAAAAGTTACAGCGCTTCTTTCTAAAAACCCACTAGCGAGCGATCAAGAGGTAAATAAAAAAGAGTATAAAAAAGGCTCAAAGATCAATAAAGCTGACTTTGAGAATATTAACAGATTTACCCTAAATGCTATCGTAAAGAGCTTTTCAAAAGATATCCAAAAGAAATATGACGAGCTAAAAAATTACTTCCAAAATGAGAAGAAAAAGCTTAAAGAAGAGCACGACGCTAAGATAGAGATTTTAGAAAAAGATGACATTTTGCCAAGCGGCGTTGTAAAACTTGTAAAAGTTTATATAGCTACAAAACGCAAACTAAAAGTTGGTGATAAGATGGCTGGACGTCACGGCAATAAAGGTATCGTTTCAAATATAGTTAGAGAAGTCGATATGCCGTATCTTCCAAGCGGTCAGATCGTTGATATCGTGCTAAACCCACTAGGCGTTCCAAGCCGTATGAACATCGGTCAAATTTTGGAGAGCCACCTTGGTCTTGTTGGTTACCGCTTGGGCGAGCAGATCAATGAAATTTTTGAGACTAAAAAAGGCGAGTGGATAAAAGAGCTAAGAGCCAAGATGATAGAAATCGCAAGCGTTGCTAAGCTAATGGATGCTAAAAAAGCTCTTGGTAAGATGAGTGATGAGAAGCTTCTTGAGTATGCAAAAGATTGGAGCAATGGCGTAAGATTTGCAACTCCGATTTTTGAAGGCGTTAAAGCTGACGAATTTGCAAAACTATTTGAGATGGCAAAGATAGATAGTGACGGTAAAACTGAGCTATATGACGGACGTACAGGCTCAAAGATAAGAGAACGCGTTAATGTTGGTTGTATGTATATGCTAAAACTTCACCACTTGGTTGATGAAAAAGTTCACGCAAGAAGTACTGGACCATACAGCCTTGTTACACAACAACCTGTCGGTGGTAAGGCGCTATTTGGTGGTCAAAGGTTTGGTGAGATGGAGGTTTGGGCACTTGAGGCTTATGGTGCTGCTCATACACTAAGAGAGATGCTAACTGTAAAATCAGACGATGTTGAGGGAAGACTTTCTGCTTACAAAGCTTTAACAAGAGGTGAAAACGTTCCTGAGACTGGTATCCCTGAGACGTTCTTTGTTCTAACAAACGAGCTAAAATCACTAGCTCTTGATGTGGAAGTATATGATGAGGATGAGACAAATGAAACTAACTAA